gttggcaaagatatacatgaccaggatcatatgtttgcatggagttccgaggagtatcgtatcggatagaggaacccagtttacctcaaagttctggaagcagttgcacgaaactttgggaaccaggctagaattcagtacagctttttatccacagacagatggacagaccgagagagtcaatcagattttggaggatatgctgagagcttgtgcgctagattacggatctagttgggacgataatttgccatatgcagagttctcttacaataacagttatcaaaccggtttaaagatggccccttttgaagccttgtacggaaggaggtgcaggacaccgttgtcatggaacgaagttggagaccgccatttgtttggacctgacttgattaaagagtctgaacagaaggtgaagttgattcgcgacaggctcaaggtagcccagtccagacagaagagttatgcagattctaaacgcaaggagacagtttacgaagttggagatagagcttatcttcgagtatctccacttcgaggaacaaagcgttttggagtaaaagggaagttagcgccatgatttgtaggaccatatcgagttttggaacgtatgggagaagtggcctacaagttggaattgcccgaaggattgtcaggagttcataatgtgtttcgcgtttctcagttaaagaaatgtcacacgAAGATGGCTGAaataccattgagagacacagtgccattggaaactattcagttggataacgattttacCTACGAGGAgaaccagttaagatcctcgagtttgccagtcgagtcactcgcagcaaggttatcaagttttgcaaagttcagtggagccatcacacggaggatgaagccacctgggagcgagtggaagatttgctcaaagaccaccctcacctattttctagccaacccgaatctcgagggcgagattcatcttaaggggggtaggtttgtaacatcccaaattttcaatttggaatgttatactttagatcatcaatgcatatcatattttattttgcattttggttgatcctagaaattctacgcaactcaatgacccacagagagagttggggattttgttattttcatatttgagttttctcaaattttgggaataggatcatttgattttatttattttatcatcaattatttctattacaaaaaattgagagagggaataaaatgactttcccaaaataaagaaatattaaggatttaataataaaatcaaataatattttattgcGGAGTTttccggtgttttatttgaatttaggaaaaatgtgtgtttttcaaaagtgCATTTagatcccaaataaatgttcaccttgtacggcttgattttagaagcccgtgaaaatttattttggaatttttggagtctgtttagtatttctttttatttttcttccgagcggaataaaaaGAAGAAGTACGAACTGACctaggggccgtgtccgacccggactcccggcccactaggctatataagccgggggggggaggcccagccgaagccagccacccgcgcccaaaccctagcgccgcccgccgcccccagcgcccgccgccgccgccgccgcacgtcgcccgaggttcgccgccgcctcgttttccgtgccgtcgttaaaaaaatcggcgttcgtcgtttttctttttctcggattaaatccgcgatttttctgattgcgattcctgatccgattttcgttttagtataacttttcgctcgtttatcagaatcaggcgattcaagcgcctagagtttcgtctcgaaaccctctatccgaataaccaacttaaacaagtttttgccactgtaaaatttgcctagatccagattactagaatgaagttgttttctttcgccgtttgactttcgttgcttcgtttgatttgattttttgccaaccggagttcttaagttgaaccttctggttagatctcttatttgagttttacctatgcattagatgagtacttattgtatgcttgtttgtttgtttgtgatagagtacccggagtgcgccgcctgttacttcgaatcgttaggtttcccggatcatcagcaaggcaagtaacactttgatcataccttttctactatccagttttatcgcattagatcaatcctcacacattgcatgattaggatctaattaaattgtgggatgggaagtagatgaggtagtacctactacctgttattatcaaacctttgggagttacttctacgttttcttattatgccatgctatgctagtagacgtggattgggtgggtgatatccatgacagatgtgagattgttaattaatggtttatctaaggtggcaacttaaacacacatctgggtggattgagacacctgggtattccaggacttgcctgttttcttttggaccgcaacTCAGGCTCaaaggatcatgagactattcatactaaaaacttccgtgtgcagccacaagctattatgggctctagcatagttgactaagttgtgcgaactcttacagtggtagactagcagatgtaggggatgtaggtggtacggtctactcgATCATAagatgctagcgcttctaaaagactatgtctcggtcatccgtcttctcaaacaccgtgtagtgcgagaaaccaaacggaggcgatcaagtcttgtggggaaaagtgcgcaaacctctgcagagtgtaataaactaatcatggttagccgtgtccccggttatggacatcttgagtatctagtacttggattatcatgtgaatctcaacatgttactctaaattagttttgttgggttatgtttaatgatgatgcttaattgggattgagaatgctgtcaaccattctcaatgtttaacaaccaccatgatagtaattaaatttattcctttgaagtagggaaaatttggctttacgcaaaactataaccatagagctttccaccagccaaatatgcatatagtatagttatttcattccattactctctatgtgttaccttgccagcatattccatgtgctgacccattccgggctgcaacgttaatgttgcagacttttcagacgacgattaaggagtttttaggtcgtggttctatactcagtgatgccgttggagttgatggactcacttatcttccaagccttccgttgttatcgttattagatggccttaagccatatttattgtaataagttctcgtttgagacactcgatgtaataagtgtgtgattgctactctgctataaatcctccgagtactgtgtggtgtcagcattcctgatccagggatgacaccggagtacagagatcagactgtttgaggtctggtcgctacagtaacTTCACCACCTCCATGAGGAGGTTACTAGATAACATGCGTTGCTTGTAACCAAACACCATGGCTTGTGTTTCCGACTAAATAAGCGGGCAACCAAACAACCTACCTTTCGTTTCGTCCGGCTAGAAGGTATGCAGACAAGCAGACAACATACAAATGTTGGTTTTTGCCTATTTTTTTCTCGGCCAGGCTGAACTGGAATACAGATGCAATGCACACAAAATAATGCGAGCAAAACCAAACACACCCTTGTTGATCATGTTACTATTTAGCTCAGACACACGTGCGCGGTGTATCACTAGACGGAGGGCTCACCCTTCACATTGATGCATAGTTGGTTGATGCAATGAAGAAGTTCAAACTTGAGGAGATGAAGGCCGCTTTTGAGAAGTGGAAAAATTATGGTCTTTGATACGACAGTAACATGTTCTTCTGTTTTTGGGGTCGATGAATTTGAAAAACTTGTTGAACATTGTTATTGATCAACAAGTaaaacaaaacattgagatgcagttCGCTTTTAAAACTATTAAAGGGTGtgtttaggacacatctagatgtgctataATTATTACGCATCTAAatgagtgaatcaagcataaagagaaaaagaaaaaagagaaagaaaatattcacacaaatctcaatgtaagatcaatgacatatgacTTAGATATGCAATACCTATGGCTTAAAACTCTTAAATGTATGATAGAATTGCTGTTGATCTGGAGGCAATTGTCATTgtcagaaaataaaacaaaaataaaccaAATGTCTGACTCTTATCAGTACGAAAACATCTACTCTCTTCGTCTCATAATATAAAATTATTTTTGACACTACATTAATGTAAAAAACGCTcatatattatactccctccgttcctaaatacttgtcttcctagagattttaacaagtgactacatacggcgcaaaatgagtgaatctacactttaaaatatgtctacatacattcgtatgttgagtccatttgaaatgcctagaaagacaagtatttgggaacggagggagtatattatgaCAGAGGGAGTAGATCAATAGCAAATCAAGGGCATCACCTTCCGCATTACAAGCCGACCGATGAGGGTGGCATCCCCTGAAAGTCCGGACGAGTCCGCCCGCCCCTGCCATCGTCCATGGCTAGCCGAGCGAAGCAGCTCCACGCGCACTACCTGGTGGCCGCGCTCGGCGACCCTGACAAGTGGACCTGCCTCGTCAAGGAGTACGCCGCCAATGCCTCCCTCCGGGACGCCGCCCTCGTCTACGCCAGGCACCTGCCCCGCCAGACGCACCACCTGCCCCTCCTCCCCGCCCTCCTCaaggccgccgcctcccgcgccggccccGGCCTCGGCCTCGGCAGGTCCCTCCACGGCGAGGCCGTCAAGTCCGCGTTCGCCGGCGAGCTGCTCGTGGGCACCACGCTGGTGTCCATGTACTGCAAGTGCGGCCTCCTCGCCGACGCGCGCCGCGTGTTCGACGGAATGCCGGGCAGGAACGTGGTCACCTGCAACGCGATGCTCGCCGGGTACGCCGCGGCCGGCGACACGGGGCAGGCGGAGGCGCTGTTCGGCCGCATGGGCTCCCGGACGTCCGTCACGTGGGCGACGATGATCCGCGGGTTCGCCGAGAAGGGGGACATGGCGGGGGCGCGGAGGTGGTTCGACGCGACGCCCATGGGCATGCGGACCGTCGTCACGTGGACCGTGCTCGTGCACGGCTATGTGGCCGCCGGGGACATGGAGACCGCGAGGGAGCTGTTCTACGCCATGCCCGCGAGGAACGTGTTCGTGTGGTCGTCGATGGTCACGGGGTACTTCAAGgccggcgatgccgacgaggcgcgGGCAATGTTCGACAGGGTTCCGGTGCGGAACCTGGTGAGCTGGAACGCGCTGATTGCCGGGTACGCGCAAATCGGGCGCTCCGAGGAGGCGTTGCATGCCTTTCACTCGA
The Triticum dicoccoides isolate Atlit2015 ecotype Zavitan chromosome 3A, WEW_v2.0, whole genome shotgun sequence genome window above contains:
- the LOC119269963 gene encoding pentatricopeptide repeat-containing protein At3g21470-like, with amino-acid sequence MASRAKQLHAHYLVAALGDPDKWTCLVKEYAANASLRDAALVYARHLPRQTHHLPLLPALLKAAASRAGPGLGLGRSLHGEAVKSAFAGELLVGTTLVSMYCKCGLLADARRVFDGMPGRNVVTCNAMLAGYAAAGDTGQAEALFGRMGSRTSVTWATMIRGFAEKGDMAGARRWFDATPMGMRTVVTWTVLVHGYVAAGDMETARELFYAMPARNVFVWSSMVTGYFKAGDADEARAMFDRVPVRNLVSWNALIAGYAQIGRSEEALHAFHSMLEDRVKPDEFTMASVLSACAQLGSLKQGRKVHEFMDRTRIRKNHFVLNGLVDMYAKCGDLEYARKVFDSIQRRNTECWNSMISALASHGRSEEAIQLFSQMECSEQKPNGVTLLAVLGACTHGGFVEEGLRVFNSFGAYGVAAGVEHYGCLVDLLGRAGRLEEAHAIVKSMAMEPNEVIWGALLGACRVHDNAEMSERVSDEINQLRSDGASTNDAEYIMLSNILAASERWEQAERVRRKMANHGVEKTPGCSSVELDIPEHKVRCR